The DNA window TAAGCTCAGCATGCTGATAGTTTATCAGAGCACCCTCAGCTCCCTGGAATCCAGGAAGAGCCTTTACTCTTTACTGACGTACAGCAGCGCGCCGAACAGTGCGAGGTTCTTCAGGAACTGGCCCTGCTGCTGGGCGCGTTCCTTGCCGCCTTTGTCCCAGAAGGGGTGACCGATGACCGTGGTGGGCACCAGACTGGTTGCCAGGGCGAGACTGGCGGCGCGGGGCAGCAGGCCGGTGGCCAGCAGCGCGCCGGCCCCGACCATGACGCCGCTGTTGAC is part of the Deinococcus seoulensis genome and encodes:
- a CDS encoding DoxX family protein yields the protein MSVTRFIGRALLASIFIKNGLDHLQNPDPIVRAARGAEVPEPELAVKVNSGVMVGAGALLATGLLPRAASLALATSLVPTTVIGHPFWDKGGKERAQQQGQFLKNLALFGALLYVSKE